One Methanocaldococcus villosus KIN24-T80 genomic window carries:
- a CDS encoding winged helix-turn-helix domain-containing protein, giving the protein MENMWAKIGETAGAIYNLLKEKGDMSLSKLENSLRKKGYNSNIIKMAVGWLAREDNVEVLKDDRKWIIKLKK; this is encoded by the coding sequence ATGGAAAACATGTGGGCAAAAATTGGAGAAACTGCTGGTGCAATATATAATTTATTAAAAGAAAAAGGAGACATGAGTTTATCAAAATTAGAGAATAGTTTAAGAAAAAAAGGATATAATTCAAATATTATAAAGATGGCTGTTGGATGGTTAGCAAGGGAAGATAATGTAGAGGTTTTAAAAGATGATAGAAAATGGATAATTAAATTAAAAAAGTGA
- a CDS encoding glycosyltransferase family 4 protein, whose translation MKIAMVTWEYPPKIVGGLAIHCKGLAEALVKLGHEVDIITADHHLPEYENIRGVNVYRVRPLTHSHFLTYAILMAEEMEKKIGILKRDYDVVHCHDWMTHFVGANLKHVVNMPYVQSIHSTEQGRCGGIHSEDSRTIAGIEYLSTYEACQVITVSKSLKDEICYIYNVPEDKVRVIYNGINPEEFDIEISEEERLAIRRNIGVYDHEIMILYVGRLTYQKGVEYLIRAMPIILSKFPNAKLVIAGNGDMRGYLEDLSYRVGVRDRVIFLGFVGGDFLPKLYKASDIVVIPSIYEPFGIVALEAMAAGKPVVATSVGGLREIIKHEYNGIWVYPYNPESIAWGVERVLSDEGLRKYIINNAKKEVYEKYSWMNIAKETVKVYETAINMMR comes from the coding sequence ATGAAAATAGCTATGGTTACATGGGAATATCCTCCAAAGATCGTGGGTGGGTTAGCTATACACTGTAAGGGGTTAGCTGAAGCTTTGGTGAAGTTGGGTCATGAAGTAGATATAATAACAGCTGATCATCATTTACCAGAATATGAAAATATTAGAGGAGTTAATGTTTATAGAGTAAGACCTCTAACACACAGCCATTTTTTAACTTATGCAATTCTTATGGCTGAAGAAATGGAAAAGAAAATTGGAATTTTAAAAAGAGATTATGATGTTGTACACTGTCATGATTGGATGACACATTTTGTAGGGGCTAATTTAAAGCATGTTGTTAATATGCCATATGTTCAATCCATCCATAGCACTGAACAGGGGAGATGTGGAGGAATACATTCAGAGGATTCAAGAACAATAGCAGGAATTGAATATCTTTCCACATATGAAGCCTGTCAAGTTATTACTGTGAGTAAATCCCTAAAAGATGAAATCTGTTATATATACAATGTTCCTGAGGATAAAGTAAGAGTTATTTATAATGGCATAAATCCTGAAGAGTTTGATATTGAAATTAGTGAAGAAGAGAGGTTAGCTATAAGAAGAAATATTGGAGTTTATGACCATGAAATCATGATTCTCTATGTGGGAAGATTAACCTATCAGAAAGGTGTTGAGTATCTAATAAGAGCCATGCCCATAATATTAAGTAAATTTCCAAATGCAAAATTAGTTATAGCTGGAAATGGAGATATGAGAGGATATTTGGAAGATCTAAGTTATAGAGTTGGTGTTAGAGATAGAGTAATATTTTTAGGTTTCGTTGGTGGAGATTTTTTACCAAAATTATATAAGGCTTCAGATATTGTTGTTATCCCGTCAATATATGAGCCCTTTGGAATAGTAGCTTTAGAGGCCATGGCTGCTGGAAAACCTGTTGTAGCTACTTCAGTTGGTGGATTGAGAGAGATTATTAAACATGAGTATAATGGTATATGGGTTTATCCCTATAATCCTGAATCTATAGCTTGGGGTGTAGAAAGAGTTTTATCTGATGAGGGATTAAGAAAATATATAATTAACAATGCTAAAAAAGAAGTCTATGAGAAATACAGTTGGATGAATATAGCTAAAGAGACCGTTAAGGTTTATGAAACTGCAATAAATATGATGAGGTAA
- the acsC gene encoding acetyl-CoA decarbonylase/synthase complex subunit gamma: MKKVNAMDIYKLLPKTNCKKCGYPSCMAFATKLLEREANIDQCPILNTPKFEKNKKKILELISPPVKEVWFGNNERKAVLGGEEVMYRFQLTFFNPTAIGIDISDNLPEEEIKRRAKEIEDFVFERTGEKLRLDFIAIRNASRDKDKFINAIKIVEENTKMPICLVSLDPKIIEEALKVVKSKVMVYAATKDNLDEMIKVIKRSKKDVVLVLSSSDVKDLKNMANKCLANGIEDLVLEPTTYPENIIETLDLNVIIRRAAIEREDKLLGFPILNLPIVAYYYALNNSTPIDNFFDDKEIVAKIFESSIASTLINRYADALIMHSTDIWALMPVLTLRQCIYTDPRKPQAVEPGLYVIGNPDENSPVILTTNFSLTFYTVVGDFEKDKVNCWLLVMDTGGRAVDVSVAGGQYNGENAKKLIEETKIAEKVNHRIIILPALAASTRGDIEDKTGWTCVVGTRDSSQVGEFLRKNWDRILNEWRKKHGKA, translated from the coding sequence ATGAAGAAAGTTAATGCAATGGATATCTATAAATTATTACCAAAAACAAACTGTAAAAAATGTGGGTATCCATCATGTATGGCTTTTGCTACAAAACTTTTAGAAAGAGAGGCCAATATTGACCAATGTCCTATTTTAAATACTCCAAAATTTGAAAAGAATAAAAAAAAGATATTAGAACTAATTTCTCCACCAGTTAAGGAAGTATGGTTTGGAAATAATGAGAGAAAGGCTGTATTAGGTGGAGAAGAAGTAATGTATAGATTCCAATTAACATTTTTTAATCCAACAGCTATAGGTATTGATATATCTGATAATCTTCCAGAAGAAGAAATAAAAAGAAGGGCTAAGGAAATTGAAGATTTTGTCTTTGAAAGAACTGGAGAAAAATTAAGGTTAGATTTTATAGCAATAAGAAATGCATCCAGAGATAAAGATAAATTTATTAATGCTATAAAAATTGTTGAAGAAAATACAAAAATGCCAATTTGTTTAGTTTCTTTGGACCCAAAAATTATAGAAGAAGCTTTAAAAGTTGTAAAATCTAAAGTTATGGTTTATGCAGCTACAAAAGATAACTTAGATGAAATGATAAAGGTTATTAAAAGATCTAAAAAAGATGTAGTTTTAGTTTTATCATCTTCTGATGTGAAAGATTTAAAGAATATGGCAAACAAATGTTTAGCTAATGGAATAGAAGATCTTGTACTTGAACCTACCACATATCCAGAAAACATTATTGAAACATTAGACTTAAATGTTATCATTAGAAGAGCTGCAATAGAAAGAGAGGATAAACTGTTAGGGTTTCCAATACTTAACTTGCCCATTGTAGCATACTACTATGCATTAAACAATTCCACACCAATAGATAATTTCTTTGATGATAAAGAAATAGTGGCTAAGATTTTTGAATCAAGCATAGCAAGCACATTAATAAATAGATATGCTGATGCTTTAATTATGCATTCTACAGACATTTGGGCATTAATGCCAGTTTTAACATTAAGACAGTGTATATACACTGACCCAAGAAAACCACAGGCTGTTGAGCCAGGATTGTATGTGATAGGAAATCCTGATGAGAATAGCCCTGTCATATTAACAACAAACTTTTCTTTAACATTCTATACTGTTGTTGGAGACTTTGAAAAAGATAAAGTAAATTGCTGGCTTTTAGTCATGGATACTGGAGGTAGAGCAGTTGATGTTTCCGTAGCTGGTGGGCAATATAATGGAGAGAATGCTAAAAAATTAATTGAAGAAACAAAAATAGCTGAGAAGGTAAATCATAGGATAATAATTCTACCTGCCTTAGCTGCATCAACAAGAGGAGATATTGAAGATAAAACAGGTTGGACTTGTGTAGTAGGAACAAGAGACTCTTCTCAGGTAGGGGAGTTCTTAAGAAAGAATTGGGATAGGATTTTAAATGAATGGAGAAAAAAGCATGGTAAGGCTTAA